DNA sequence from the Methanobacterium sp. Maddingley MBC34 genome:
CTGGTGAGCATCGACTGTTAGGTCTTCTTTGCTGACTCCCATTGCCAGTCCGTATAGCTGTGCCAGGTGGAAAACAGGTATGTCCCAGTTGTCTCCGTAGTTCTTGTTGACTTCGGTCTGTCCTACATCGAACTGTAAGTGGCAGAATGGACAAACGTTAACTATTGCATCTACTCCTGCTTCTTTCATGTTCTGGAGTTTTTCACGGGTGAATGATAGGGTCACGTCAAGGTCACGGGAACGTAGACCTCCGCCTGCGCCGCAGCACATCATTTTGTCTTTGTATGGTACTGATTTTGCTCCGGTTACTTCCACCAGTTCATCGAGGATGGTTGGTTTGATTGGGTTGTCGATGTCGATTTCTGCGCTTGGTTTGAGGAAGTGGCAGCCGTAGTGTACTGCAACGTTGAGGGTTAGTGGGTTGGTAACTGCTTCTGAGAGTTTGTCAAGTCCTACATCGTTGTAGAGAATTTCAGCGAAGTGTCTAACGTTTATTTCGCCTTTGTATTCTCGGCCAGCTTCTGCTAGAACACCATTGATCTTTTCCTTCATTTCTTCATCTTCGTGGAGCAGGTGGTTGGTTTCGAATAGTGATCCGAAACATCCGTTACACTCAGTCAAGATGTCGTTACCCTGTTCTTCGGCGATGGTTATGTTCCTGGCGGCTATGGCAGCCCAGGTGGTTCGGTCGAATGAGCCGAATACTCCTGGTGCTGGGCAGCATGATGCTCCTTCCATGTCCTGTAGTTCGATGTCCAGCTGGTCAAACATGATCCTGGTTGCTTTTTCAATTCCAGGGTACCTGTTGTTCATTATACATCCTAAGAAATATGCGAATGCCATTTTTATCACCTATTCTAGTTCTCCTGTTTCCCAGTTGTAGCCTATGAGTTTGTCGAAACCTGTGGCTTTGACTATTGTTTGTACTTCTTCTAGTGCTTCTGGGAATTGGTGGGTGGTTGGTGGTAGTTCATCTAGACCAACACTTTTTCTCAGTGCCATGGTTGCGTCGTTAATTGGTACACCATGGCCGGTTTTTGTAACGAATAATCCTGTCATTTTATGGGCAGGTGCCATGTATCCGGCTGCTGCAGCCTGGTTTCGTATGATCTTCACGATATCCACGATTTTGATTCCTCGTGGGCATCTTTCCTGACATTCGTAACAGGTGGTACACATCCAGATAGAATCATCGGATATGACATCTTCTTTTAATCCCATTACTGCCCTTCGGACTACTCCTCTAATTCGGTAAGGGGTTCTTCTTCCTGATGGGCAGGCACCAGTACAGGTACCGCACTGGAAACATATGGCCACTGATTCTGCGCCAGCGTCCATGATTGATTGTTTGAAATCTTCATCCACATCTGCACGAGTTATTAAATTTTCATCAGTTTGCAGTAAAGTCATGCTTTCACTCCTTTCTTTTTTAGGTTCTTTTGCTTTCACTGGTTCTTCAGCTTCAGCCATTTCCGGTTTGACTTCTTCTTGAATCTCTGTATCAGGTTCTGATTCTTTTGCTGGTTCTGATATTTCAGTATTTGCTGTTTTTGAGGATTCTTTCTCTTTGGAAGATTTTTCCTCGATTACTGGGTTTTCTTCCACCGGAGTTTCTTCCGGCTTCGCTTCAACTGGAGTCTCTGATTTTGGTTTTTCTTCGGCTGTCTCTTGTACTGCTGTTTCTGTTTCAACCGGGGGCTTTTCAGTATCTGATTTTGCTGCTTGATCTTTCTTTTCTGGCTCTTCTCCGCCACTAAATACGTTTTTTAAGCGATCTAAAAAGCTCATTATATTCACACCCCGGTCATCCTACGGTTCTCTTGGAAAACCATGTGATTTCCAGTTAAAAGTCTTGGATATAGAGCTATATAAAGGTTGCTAAAAATTAGGCGAGTGTAACCTTTTGGGTTACACTAGTTTATAGTTTAGAAGATAGGTTAACCAGTTAGAGAATATAAGTAAATGTGATGACTGTACTAAAATTAAGATAGGTATAATGATATGAGTAATTGAAGAGATTGATTGATTACTTAATTCAATTAAAATAATCTTAATTCATTAAAAAAAATAACTGATCACATGTTGGAAATAAAATCACACGACGGACCGGCAAGGCAAGGCAAATACCAGACTACAGAAACACCTAATATTTTACAATTCACTCCAGAGTCAATGGTGCCTGATGAACCCATGCCCTATGATGTACCTCGAGAAATGGCAGAATGGTCTGTGAAGAACACCATAGAAAATGCAGGAAAAGGTGATGTTAACCAGATAGCAGTTATTCATGGTGCTAAATATCCGGATCTTCGCCTTGAATGTGCCAGTGCACTGGAAGAATTGGGTTATCGGCTTTTCCTGGTTGCAAACACAGAAGATCTTCTAAGAAAACCCCAGGATCTTCTGAAGATAATCACAAGTCTACGGGAGAATATGAGCCCCAACTCTGCCCTTTTTTTCCCATTTGTAGAACTGAATTTTGTCCCTTTACTGGTTTATCTGGGTGTGGATTTATTTGGAGATGTCAGTGCAGATTTTTATGCCCAGATAGGAGTGATAACCACTCCCCACAGCAATTATAATCTTCAACAGTACCCCATATATGATTTGACTCCAGAAGAACTGAAAAAATACAATCGAAACTCTTTGGACTTTGTGTTGAGGGAAATAAGGGCCCATATACAAAACGGTACCCTGCGTAATCTGGTGGAAGAGCGATGCTGTTCTTCTCCCGAGACAATGTCTGCTTTAAGGATTTTAGACAGAGATTATGAGGATTTTGTGGATAGTTACACCCCTTTATATTAAGTGATGTGGCTAACAATCCCCCATTTTAAATCATTTCCTTAACTGTTCTAAGTTCTTAATTTTCTCATTTTTGCCTATTTTTCCAAAATTACTATTTTTTAAATGATTTAACCAGGTAATGATATTTACCAACTTCCGTTGTTCCACCTATGGTGAATCCATGTTCTTCCAGGATTTTTTCCACATCTTCCGGAGTTAAACGAATATCATAGGGTGGTCCGGGAGGTCCATCGGCTTTGATGAACTCCACCACAGCGAAAGTACCGCCTGGCTTTAAAACTCTTCTTATTTCACTTAAAACCGGTTCCAATGTGCCTTCACTGGCAAATCCATGCAATACATTGGCCATGACCCCCATGTCAATAAGATTATCATCTAATGGAATGGTAATGGTCATGTCTGCTAGTATGACTTCCATGTTTCTAATTTCAAGTTCATTGATCTCATTTTTGAGACCATCAAGACTGGGCTGGTAGGCATCCAGTGCGTAGACCTTTCCCTTTTCTTTCACTATTTTTGATGCAGCCAGGGAGATGAACCCATCCCCACAACCAGCATCCATGAATATTTGACCTTCATCCAATCCAATGGCCCCTAAAACACGGGTAGGATCCAGAATATCCCTGGTGGATTTACCATGGTGTTTGTGACCATGTTTTTCTGTCGGCATATCTATCAAGACTCCTATAATCTACTAAGTACTTAAGAATCCATTCTAAACGATTACTTTCATTATATGCTTATTTCAGCAATTTAAGGTACATCTTTTGTTATATTAATTTCAGTTTTCAGCCCTTAATCTATTTTTTGAAAACAATCCCACACCCATCATGAATAGAACTAGGGTTAACAGTACTGCCCATCCCACCTGGTATGAAATGTCACCCCATCCACCTCCATAAGTGAGGGTGGATCTGAGGGCGTTGAGTACATGAGTCCATGGCAGTAGGTCATATAACTGGAATGGTTGGTTCCAGAAGTTGGCAATCACCATTTTGGGTAGGGGGAAGAATGCCCCCACTAGGAATGATGTGGGGACACTGATGAGTGTTCCAAGACTAGCTGCCTGTCGGTCGTTACGGGCGAAGGCTGCAATGATCATTCCCAGAGATATGGAAGCTGATTAAAAGTGAACCAGATGGAAAATAAATTGTTAAAAGCTCCCAATAAGTTTAAAATTTTAATTATGCATTAAATAAACACTAATTACATGTTTTAGAAAAATATAGTCATATTTAATGATATTTACATATTCATATCAATGTTCAGAACATTAATCTAAAACAAAAGTAGATTTATTCCAAGGAAGATAAAATAAAATCAGACCTAAAAAATCAGGCATAATCAATGAAATAATTAATATAAATAAGCTATAAAGAGGGGTAGAAATGATTGACCGAATCGAAGTGAGTATGATCAACGAAAGTGTGCACAATTTTCGCAAAGGCGAGTTTGGAGTAGAATCCATTGAAATCCATGAAAAAAGAGGCCTGATTGAGATAATTTATGGATCACAGGAGACTGGACAGAAAATCGTGCTTATTCCCCTTCAAAATGTGGAAAAATGTGAATTTATCGAAAAACTAGATAAAGCCCCCAAAGATGAAGATTAAAGAGTTCATTAGATTAATTTTAAGTAATGATTTTGCATATTATAACTTAAAATTGAAGTATTTAAAAAAATTGAAAGTTCCATTTATCCCGTTCCAAATATATACTCAGGATAATTAATTATGAGGGTTAGTATAGGTCATCTTTTAAGTTTATTCTGATAATATTTGGAGTAAACTGCCCCCAAGGGATTATGAGCTAGTACCCGGTCCTTTACAACCAGTGTGGTGACTGGAGTCTGAGAATGTTGTGTAAACAGAAGGTCGTGACCAATGCACAGTCCAACTATGATGTTAAGATCCGTTTTTTTATCATTTAAAATTGATGCCTGGCCAACCGGGTTACACATAGATTCATAGGCGTTTTTATCAATCTGTTCCAGATTGAAATCTGCTTTACTAATACCACATACCTTGCAACATACTGAGTATACTTGGAAATGTCTTCGGAACAGATCATGGATCTGGCGGGCTTCCTGTTCTAAACCGACACAGAAGGCCAATCCAATTCTCTTGTAACCCATTTCCTCTGAAAAAAGGATGATTTCTTCAATACGTGTTTTTTCCATGTAGTATCTGGCTTCAATTGCTGAAGAGGCATTCAATAATTTAATATCGTCTTCAGTGTAAAGTTCTTTGATTTCTTTTCCGTTTTCCAGACAGTCCTTACCACTGGAACAATCTTTATTAGGGCAAGAAGCACATTTCAAAGGTATTCCTCCTATAAATAGACTTAAAACGACTGTAAACTACAAATTAACGTCTTATCTTAGTTAAATTTTGATATTTTAAATTAATATTCATTATTCTCCGATTAAAGTATCTCAAGTTATTTTAATGGAAAAATGATATATAAGAATTATTACTTGAAATTCCTGATGATTAACTCTTTTATCTCACCTCTACTTGCAGTGTTAGAGTTTATATTACGTTTAGCCTGTACCCTGTCTATTTCATAAGCGTTATAAAGTTCATCAAAGAAATTATCTTTTAAATCATGATTTTTAGGGTCACTGTTACTCAGAACAAGGTATGCTCCTTTTGAATCCATTTCCCGATAAAATCTGGCTAATTTTTCTTGGTCCTGGTCACTGAACCTTTCCCGGGAGTAGCTGGTGAAATGAGAAGTACTGTTCAGGGGCCTATATGGTGGGTCCATGTACACTAATGTGTCTTTTTTGATGAAGTGCCGGGCATGGGTGAAGTCTGCGCATAGTATCTCTGTTTTTTCAAGTGCCTGGTGAACTGCCTGCAGGTTTACTTCATCACAGATGGTGGGATTCTTGTACCTGCCGAAGGGTACGTTGAACTCACCCTTACTGTTCAGGCGAAAAAGTCCATTGAAACATGTCTTGTTCAGGAATATCAGAGACGCAGTTCTCTGAATCCATTCATCAGCATAATTCTGATAATCCACCAACTTCATTTGCTGGTTGTAGTCCGCCCTGATACTGTAAAAATTCTCTTTTCTCGCCTCTTCACCCTTCTGAAGGTGTTCAGTTTCCATATCTTCCAGAATAGTGATGAGTTTATTCACATCCTGCTGAATCACCCTGAAGGCCATAATTAACTCTGGATTAACATCCATTAGAACCGATTCAATAACTTGGTAATGATTTTTTAAGTAAAAGAACATGGCCCCCCCACCAACAAAGGGCTCCACATACCGTTCAATAACCCCACTTTCCCGTATTGATAGGGGTAACCTTTTTTCAAGTTCTAAAAGTAGTTGAGTTTTGCCACCCGCCCATTTAAGAAATGGCCGAGCATTATCAAAGTCTTTTTTAATTAAATTGGTAGCCATTTTATAATCCTTATAATTTATATGAATTAATCTTCTGCTAGGATGTATTCAGGTGCCCCTGCCAGAATAACCAGCCCCTCAGCCTCCATAAAGTGCATATCCCCCGGTATGATAATGCAATGGAGTGGTCCTCCAAAATCTTCTCCAGTTAAAACATTCACCCTGTCTGCGCGGACCAGTGGTTCAGGAGAACCGGCACGGGCAATGACCACTGCCAGAGTGTCTTCGGTTATGAGTCCTTCTTTTCGCTCATTTTCAACACGCAGTAAGTATTCCAGTCCTTCATTGGCAGTCATGTAATAATCCCGGTGGGCCTGTATGTCTAGAAGTACCAGGGTGTGCAGTCCCATCTTCTTATTTTCCCCAATAACCTGATAGGGAGAATGGGGAAAGTAATTCTCTTCCGGTCGGGGTATGGTGGTGACCTTACCGAACTTATAGGCCTGTAATCCTGCAATACCCGGAGCTGCCGAGAGGATGGATGAGGCATGTATGACCCTGGTTTTAATACCCTTTTTACGGGCTTCCATCAAGATGTCAGAGTGGGTAGTGGCCATTAACGGGTCACCAGCAGTTAAAAATGCCACATCTTTGGTTTCTGCCTGTTTAATGGGTAAGTTCTCTTCTTCCACTTCTTCACGGCGCAGTATATTTATAGTTACTCCTGCCAGCTTTTCCAGTGATTTAAAATCACCTCCAAACAGACGGGCAGTGTAGAATTCAGCATAAACAACATCAGCAGATTTAATGGCCTCAAGACCATTTAAGGATATGTCTTTTTCATTGTAAAGTCCCAGTCCAACCAGGTAGAGCATTTTTTTCACCTTCAACTTCTAATTATGGGATGGGAGGTTTATAAAATTTTATTTTAGAGTTAACATAAATCTTAACTAGTAATCTGTTAAAATAGTAATCCTCAAAAGATTGTAATAAACACTAAAGATTATAGAAAAATTAGAGGAATTCCATGATTGGATTAAAGGTCCCTAAAAAAGAAGCAAACCACATCCGATTATTTCTACAGGAGAAATATTTACTGGATCATAACTGGAAGATCAAACGTTCGGAGGAGTACGTGTACCTCCCCTTAACTCAGGAACCAGATAATGATCTTTTAAATGAAATAGGACTTCCACAAGATAACATTGTTAAAACTGACTTTGAAGAACTTAAAAAAAGACCCCGCAACATGGAAGATTACCTCCAGGGAAAGATACCCCATGAGAAGATGGAAGAATTTAAAAAATCCTTCGATATCATAGGAGATGTGGTGATACTGGAGATTCCCGAAGATTTGGAGGATGAAAAATATCTCATTGGAGAGGCCGCTTTAAAGTTCACCAAAAGAAGGTCTGTATACCGTAAAAAAAGTGCAATTAAAGGTGTTATCCGCACCCGTGAGCTGGAACACCTTGCTGGAGAGGATGTCCCCGAAACCATCCATCGTGAATATGATTCCCGTATTATGCTGGACGTAAAACAGGTCTACTTCAGTCCCCGTCTGGCCACAGAACGAAGGATCATTGGTGATGAGGTTCATGAGGGGGAGGTAATTATTGACATGTTCACTGGAGTGGGTCCTTTTGCCATTAACATTTCCAGAAGGCCTAAGCTCAAAAACGTGAAGATCTATTGCATAGATATCAATCCCGTAGCAATTCACTACCTCAAGGAGAATATAGTGTTAAATAAGGTGCAGGGTAAAATTAAACCCCTACTGGGTGATGTAGCTAAAGTTTTAAAAGATCTGGATGTTAAGGCTGACCGGATTATTATGAATCTACCTGGAACTGCCTTTGAGTTTCTTCCAGTGGCAGTGGAACATTTAAAGCCGGGGGGAACTCTGAATTATTACCAGTTCAGCCGGGGCTTTGAAGATCCCATCAAACGAGTTGAAGAGGCTGCTTATCCACGTCAGGTGGAAGTACTGGATATGCGGAAGGTCAAATCTCGGAGTCCGGGGGTATGGCATGTTGCCATTGATGCGCGAATTAACGGGAAATGATATGGGGTAATAATCGATTTGATACTTGAGATAGACAGGAGTTTTTTTATGATAGATCAACAGTTTCCAGAATTATTGGAAGTGGAATATTCATTTAAATTAGGAGGGCATAACTCCCTTAAATTTGTGGATGGAAGACTTTTCTTTTTTTCAGAAGCTGATTCTCATCTTTCCCAAAAGAACGAATACATTACCATGGTATCAATTCCAGAAGAAAACAAATGGGAACGGTTCTGGGATGATCTAAATCATTGCGGGATCTGGAACTTGGAGGAATGTCACTGGCCGGGTGAAGTTGAGGAAAACACATCATGTGAAGGGGATCATGAGGAAGAAGATTGCCACTGCGAAGATGATAATTGTGAATGTGATTCCCCAAATGAAAGCATTCCAGATGGAAAGGACGTCCCCCAAGATAACATCCTAACAGACGGAGACATCTGGCAGGTAAAAATCATACACGGTCAAAACAGTATTTTATGTAAAAGCTGGTGTTTAGAAGAAAAATCTACAGATGAATTTTTTCAAGCCCTGATAAAACTGGCAGGGGTGGATGTAACTGAACCATTTGTTAACTTATCAAAAAGATTAATTGTTGATTAAAACTACTTGAATAACACATAATGAAAAGAAAAAAAATAAATTTAAAATAAAATCGTTTATTAAGAAAATCGTTTATAATGGTTGTTGGAAAGTTTATAAGGAGAATAGAACCCTATTAAAAAGGATCAACTATCCCCTCCTCAGTTATAATGCCGGTTATAAGGTCACTGGGCACCACGTCAAATGAAGGATTTCTCACTTCAGTTCCCAGAGGCGCGGCCTGACACCCTGCAAAGCCTAAAACTTCCACAGGATCCCTTTCTTCAATTTCGATATCATAAATACTGTTTTCACTGTCAAAGGTGCTTTTGGGTGCAGCCACATAGAATGGTACATTGAAACGTTTGGCTGCCAGTGCCACCATGAGTGATCCTATTTTGTTGGCTATTCCACCCTTAGCCACCCTATCTGCACCTATGATTACCTTGTTTATCTGTCCTTCCTGCATGAGGCGGCCTGCAGCACCATCCACTATCAGTTTCACTGGTATGTTTTCCTGTTGCATTTCCCAGACACTCAGTCTGGCTCCCTGGAGTACTGGTCTGGTTTCATCACACACCACACTAATATTTTTACCTTCCTGGTTGGCTGCACGGATAACCCCCA
Encoded proteins:
- a CDS encoding CoB--CoM heterodisulfide reductase subunit B (PFAM: Cysteine-rich domain~TIGRFAM: CoB--CoM heterodisulfide reductase, subunit B); the encoded protein is MAFAYFLGCIMNNRYPGIEKATRIMFDQLDIELQDMEGASCCPAPGVFGSFDRTTWAAIAARNITIAEEQGNDILTECNGCFGSLFETNHLLHEDEEMKEKINGVLAEAGREYKGEINVRHFAEILYNDVGLDKLSEAVTNPLTLNVAVHYGCHFLKPSAEIDIDNPIKPTILDELVEVTGAKSVPYKDKMMCCGAGGGLRSRDLDVTLSFTREKLQNMKEAGVDAIVNVCPFCHLQFDVGQTEVNKNYGDNWDIPVFHLAQLYGLAMGVSKEDLTVDAHQISTDPALAKLDEITGGE
- a CDS encoding CoB--CoM heterodisulfide reductase subunit C (TIGRFAM: CoB--CoM heterodisulfide reductase, subunit C), with protein sequence MSFLDRLKNVFSGGEEPEKKDQAAKSDTEKPPVETETAVQETAEEKPKSETPVEAKPEETPVEENPVIEEKSSKEKESSKTANTEISEPAKESEPDTEIQEEVKPEMAEAEEPVKAKEPKKERSESMTLLQTDENLITRADVDEDFKQSIMDAGAESVAICFQCGTCTGACPSGRRTPYRIRGVVRRAVMGLKEDVISDDSIWMCTTCYECQERCPRGIKIVDIVKIIRNQAAAAGYMAPAHKMTGLFVTKTGHGVPINDATMALRKSVGLDELPPTTHQFPEALEEVQTIVKATGFDKLIGYNWETGELE
- a CDS encoding queuine/archaeosine tRNA-ribosyltransferase (PFAM: Queuine tRNA-ribosyltransferase), translating into MLEIKSHDGPARQGKYQTTETPNILQFTPESMVPDEPMPYDVPREMAEWSVKNTIENAGKGDVNQIAVIHGAKYPDLRLECASALEELGYRLFLVANTEDLLRKPQDLLKIITSLRENMSPNSALFFPFVELNFVPLLVYLGVDLFGDVSADFYAQIGVITTPHSNYNLQQYPIYDLTPEELKKYNRNSLDFVLREIRAHIQNGTLRNLVEERCCSSPETMSALRILDRDYEDFVDSYTPLY
- a CDS encoding methylase involved in ubiquinone/menaquinone biosynthesis (PFAM: Methyltransferase domain), with product MPTEKHGHKHHGKSTRDILDPTRVLGAIGLDEGQIFMDAGCGDGFISLAASKIVKEKGKVYALDAYQPSLDGLKNEINELEIRNMEVILADMTITIPLDDNLIDMGVMANVLHGFASEGTLEPVLSEIRRVLKPGGTFAVVEFIKADGPPGPPYDIRLTPEDVEKILEEHGFTIGGTTEVGKYHYLVKSFKK
- a CDS encoding ABC-2 type transporter (PFAM: ABC-2 type transporter) — encoded protein: MIIAAFARNDRQAASLGTLISVPTSFLVGAFFPLPKMVIANFWNQPFQLYDLLPWTHVLNALRSTLTYGGGWGDISYQVGWAVLLTLVLFMMGVGLFSKNRLRAEN
- a CDS encoding putative metal-binding protein (PFAM: Protein of unknown function (DUF1847)), with product MKCASCPNKDCSSGKDCLENGKEIKELYTEDDIKLLNASSAIEARYYMEKTRIEEIILFSEEMGYKRIGLAFCVGLEQEARQIHDLFRRHFQVYSVCCKVCGISKADFNLEQIDKNAYESMCNPVGQASILNDKKTDLNIIVGLCIGHDLLFTQHSQTPVTTLVVKDRVLAHNPLGAVYSKYYQNKLKR
- a CDS encoding DNA adenine methylase Dam (PFAM: D12 class N6 adenine-specific DNA methyltransferase~TIGRFAM: DNA adenine methylase (dam)), translating into MATNLIKKDFDNARPFLKWAGGKTQLLLELEKRLPLSIRESGVIERYVEPFVGGGAMFFYLKNHYQVIESVLMDVNPELIMAFRVIQQDVNKLITILEDMETEHLQKGEEARKENFYSIRADYNQQMKLVDYQNYADEWIQRTASLIFLNKTCFNGLFRLNSKGEFNVPFGRYKNPTICDEVNLQAVHQALEKTEILCADFTHARHFIKKDTLVYMDPPYRPLNSTSHFTSYSRERFSDQDQEKLARFYREMDSKGAYLVLSNSDPKNHDLKDNFFDELYNAYEIDRVQAKRNINSNTASRGEIKELIIRNFK
- a CDS encoding diphthine synthase (PFAM: Tetrapyrrole (Corrin/Porphyrin) Methylases~TIGRFAM: diphthine synthase), translated to MLYLVGLGLYNEKDISLNGLEAIKSADVVYAEFYTARLFGGDFKSLEKLAGVTINILRREEVEEENLPIKQAETKDVAFLTAGDPLMATTHSDILMEARKKGIKTRVIHASSILSAAPGIAGLQAYKFGKVTTIPRPEENYFPHSPYQVIGENKKMGLHTLVLLDIQAHRDYYMTANEGLEYLLRVENERKEGLITEDTLAVVIARAGSPEPLVRADRVNVLTGEDFGGPLHCIIIPGDMHFMEAEGLVILAGAPEYILAED
- a CDS encoding putative methyltransferase (PFAM: Met-10+ like-protein), with translation MIGLKVPKKEANHIRLFLQEKYLLDHNWKIKRSEEYVYLPLTQEPDNDLLNEIGLPQDNIVKTDFEELKKRPRNMEDYLQGKIPHEKMEEFKKSFDIIGDVVILEIPEDLEDEKYLIGEAALKFTKRRSVYRKKSAIKGVIRTRELEHLAGEDVPETIHREYDSRIMLDVKQVYFSPRLATERRIIGDEVHEGEVIIDMFTGVGPFAINISRRPKLKNVKIYCIDINPVAIHYLKENIVLNKVQGKIKPLLGDVAKVLKDLDVKADRIIMNLPGTAFEFLPVAVEHLKPGGTLNYYQFSRGFEDPIKRVEEAAYPRQVEVLDMRKVKSRSPGVWHVAIDARINGK